A stretch of Kaistella flava (ex Peng et al. 2021) DNA encodes these proteins:
- a CDS encoding LolA family protein, with protein MKTILKKISFGLLVVATTVSFSAQKIDAKAKTILDAVAINYKSKDNVYFKFVYGTGTDKKVTKTEPGIFYSAKDLYKLKIMGTEQIFDGNKIYNISAEDKEITVAKPTGNEQMFSPLNYIEQYKKGYNVKYVGKVNVNGVNSDYIKLTPVKNNGIKEVNLFVNAAKKQIVKIEQFSNDNAVSVIAINDYKENQKLSSTMFTFDKDQYKNYFVTEL; from the coding sequence ATGAAAACGATATTGAAAAAAATCTCCTTTGGACTTTTGGTTGTCGCGACCACTGTAAGTTTTTCTGCACAGAAGATCGATGCGAAAGCAAAAACGATTTTAGATGCCGTTGCAATCAATTATAAAAGCAAAGACAACGTTTACTTCAAATTTGTCTATGGAACTGGAACTGATAAAAAAGTAACCAAAACAGAACCTGGAATTTTCTACTCCGCGAAAGATCTTTACAAATTAAAGATCATGGGAACTGAACAAATCTTTGACGGAAATAAGATTTATAATATTTCTGCAGAAGACAAAGAAATTACCGTAGCAAAACCAACAGGAAACGAACAAATGTTCTCTCCTCTTAATTATATTGAGCAATACAAAAAAGGATATAACGTAAAATATGTCGGGAAGGTTAATGTAAACGGAGTGAATTCTGATTACATTAAATTAACTCCAGTTAAAAATAATGGCATTAAAGAAGTCAACCTTTTTGTTAACGCAGCAAAAAAACAGATTGTAAAAATCGAACAATTCTCGAATGATAATGCAGTGTCTGTAATTGCAATCAACGATTATAAGGAAAATCAGAAGTTGAGCAGCACGATGTTCACCTTCGATAAAGACCAATATAAAAACTATTTTGTTACCGAACTTTAG
- a CDS encoding FtsK/SpoIIIE family DNA translocase, with the protein MEKDKKKPTPKTADQSKILSKPRIFFGILFLVFSVVATLSFISYLMNWKADQSQAGTMLDKTIQSSNIFGKIGDWLGNIFIFDSIGIAAFLVAFLFFVLGMMILKKSYFKPWKTIGHSLFFICWLPIFMGALTKGEGVLSGVYGFQIMDFLNSIIGTAGLWVVILLSIALYFILEFNLRPSSIKSKLSDLNDNTIGRVKGMMPRSEENFEADEELEEIAHEKEQNVTVNEANAVQQKPNEVILNNEIETIKTPNQTSFDQDEQKTTLTLSPTTSAEEKEIASKTDDINFKVEVAKTIDIIDESDRKSQELVDKHGYYDHKLELGKFQMPPIELLRDYGNEEISVNKDELEENKNKIVGLLKNFNVGISEIKATIGPTVTLYEIVPEAGIRVASIKKLQDDIALNLSALGIRIIAPMPGKGTIGIEVPRKNPSMVSMRSVIASQKFQNSDMDLPVVFGKTISNEIFMADLAKMPHLLMAGATGQGKSVGINAILTSLLYKKHPSELKFVMVDPKKVELSLYSKIERHYLAKLPDGEDAIITDTHKVINTLNSLCIEMDQRYDLLKNAFCKNIKEYNKKFSERKLSPENGHRYLPYIVLVVDEFADLIMTAGKEVELPIARLAQLARAVGIHLIVATQRPSVNVITGMIKANFPARAAFRVISSVDSRTILDSPGADQLIGKGDMLYFNGNEIMRLQCAFVDTPEVEKVAEYIGEQKGYASAYMLPEYSTDENTSTVGAFNPNEKDVLFEDAARILVSTQQGSTSMLQRQLKLGYNRAGRIMDQLEASGVVGGFNGAKAREVLISDLNSLEQFLEELRK; encoded by the coding sequence ATGGAAAAAGACAAAAAAAAACCAACGCCTAAAACGGCTGACCAAAGCAAAATCCTTTCTAAACCGCGCATATTTTTCGGAATTTTATTTCTAGTGTTTTCGGTAGTTGCAACCCTTTCCTTCATTTCGTATTTAATGAATTGGAAAGCAGATCAAAGTCAAGCCGGAACCATGCTCGATAAAACAATCCAGTCATCCAACATTTTTGGAAAAATTGGTGACTGGCTCGGTAATATTTTTATTTTTGACAGTATTGGAATTGCCGCATTTCTAGTTGCTTTTCTCTTTTTCGTTTTGGGAATGATGATCCTCAAAAAAAGTTACTTCAAACCTTGGAAAACTATTGGACATTCTTTATTCTTCATTTGTTGGCTACCTATTTTTATGGGAGCACTGACTAAAGGTGAAGGCGTTTTGAGCGGTGTTTACGGTTTCCAAATTATGGATTTCTTAAACTCTATTATTGGTACTGCTGGATTATGGGTGGTCATTTTGCTGAGTATCGCTTTGTATTTTATTTTAGAATTTAATCTTCGTCCAAGTAGTATTAAATCAAAATTGAGTGATTTAAATGATAATACGATTGGTCGTGTCAAAGGAATGATGCCGCGTTCAGAAGAGAATTTCGAAGCGGATGAAGAACTGGAAGAAATAGCACATGAGAAGGAGCAAAATGTGACGGTGAATGAAGCAAATGCAGTTCAACAAAAACCGAACGAAGTTATCCTTAATAATGAAATAGAAACTATTAAAACTCCGAATCAAACTTCATTTGACCAGGACGAACAAAAAACAACGTTAACTTTAAGTCCTACAACTTCAGCGGAGGAAAAAGAAATTGCATCTAAAACTGATGATATTAATTTTAAAGTTGAAGTTGCAAAAACCATTGATATCATTGACGAAAGTGATCGCAAATCTCAGGAATTGGTTGACAAACATGGTTATTATGACCATAAATTAGAACTCGGTAAATTCCAAATGCCGCCAATCGAATTATTACGTGATTATGGTAACGAGGAAATCTCCGTTAATAAAGATGAATTAGAAGAGAACAAAAATAAAATTGTTGGTTTATTAAAAAACTTTAATGTCGGTATTTCTGAAATTAAAGCGACCATCGGGCCAACTGTTACTTTATACGAAATCGTTCCAGAAGCTGGAATTCGTGTAGCTTCGATTAAGAAACTGCAAGATGATATTGCGTTGAATCTTTCTGCGTTAGGAATTAGAATCATCGCTCCAATGCCAGGAAAAGGAACGATCGGAATTGAAGTTCCAAGAAAAAATCCTTCAATGGTTTCTATGAGAAGTGTAATTGCTTCACAGAAATTCCAGAATTCAGATATGGATTTACCAGTGGTTTTTGGTAAAACTATTTCCAATGAAATCTTCATGGCCGATTTAGCGAAAATGCCTCACTTATTGATGGCAGGTGCAACAGGACAAGGAAAATCGGTTGGGATTAATGCCATTTTAACTTCATTACTTTATAAGAAACATCCAAGCGAGTTGAAATTTGTGATGGTGGATCCGAAAAAAGTGGAACTTTCGCTTTATTCAAAAATTGAAAGACATTATTTAGCAAAACTTCCAGACGGTGAAGATGCTATTATTACAGATACTCACAAAGTAATCAACACGTTGAATTCCCTTTGTATTGAAATGGATCAGCGTTATGATTTATTAAAAAATGCGTTCTGTAAAAACATTAAAGAATACAATAAGAAATTCTCTGAACGTAAATTAAGTCCAGAAAACGGACATCGTTATTTACCTTACATCGTTTTGGTTGTTGATGAGTTCGCCGATTTAATTATGACGGCCGGAAAAGAAGTTGAACTTCCGATTGCCAGATTAGCACAGTTGGCGAGAGCGGTTGGTATTCACTTAATCGTTGCAACACAAAGACCTTCAGTCAATGTAATTACGGGAATGATTAAAGCGAATTTCCCGGCCAGAGCTGCTTTCCGTGTAATTTCCAGTGTAGATTCCCGTACGATTTTAGATTCTCCCGGCGCAGATCAATTAATTGGAAAAGGAGATATGCTTTACTTTAATGGAAATGAAATTATGCGTTTGCAATGTGCATTTGTTGATACTCCAGAAGTTGAAAAAGTAGCTGAATATATCGGTGAACAAAAAGGATATGCAAGTGCTTACATGCTTCCTGAGTACTCTACCGACGAAAACACTTCTACGGTTGGTGCCTTTAATCCGAACGAAAAAGATGTTCTTTTCGAAGATGCGGCGAGAATATTAGTTTCTACGCAACAAGGTTCAACCTCGATGCTACAAAGACAATTGAAATTGGGATACAATAGAGCCGGAAGAATTATGGATCAGTTAGAAGCGAGCGGTGTTGTAGGAGGCTTTAATGGAGCAAAAGCGAGAGAAGTGTTAATCAGCGACTTAAATTCTTTGGAACAGTTTTTGGAAGAATTGCGAAAGTAA
- a CDS encoding acyl-CoA thioesterase — MNYEEKIQNSETHVFKVVFPNITNHHNTMFGGTVMEMMDEVAFMTATRFARKSFVTVSCDRIDFKKPIPADTLVELIGRVKYVGNSSLKVNVEVYVEQMYDEIRERAVSGDFTLVAIGADKKPMKIFERDEIENQF, encoded by the coding sequence AAACCCACGTTTTCAAAGTTGTTTTTCCGAATATTACCAATCATCACAATACCATGTTTGGTGGTACGGTGATGGAAATGATGGATGAAGTTGCTTTTATGACCGCTACCCGATTTGCCAGAAAATCCTTTGTGACGGTAAGTTGTGACCGAATTGATTTCAAAAAACCGATTCCTGCCGATACTTTAGTAGAGTTAATTGGTCGCGTAAAATACGTCGGAAACTCCAGTTTAAAAGTGAATGTCGAAGTTTATGTCGAACAGATGTATGATGAAATAAGAGAAAGAGCAGTTTCTGGTGATTTTACTTTAGTAGCAATCGGTGCTGACAAAAAACCAATGAAAATATTTGAAAGAGATGAAATAGAAAATCAGTTTTAA